A genomic segment from Nitrosopumilus sp. K4 encodes:
- a CDS encoding 30S ribosomal protein S8e: protein MRKSVENLATSKTTGGRRHPLRIRRKYETDRYPNEAVNGAQVTITRRVRGDNRKTALKSIDFVNLATGDAKVKKTKILKVLENATNNDYQRRGIITKGAILETQEGKCKVVSKPGQTGIVNAVLLK, encoded by the coding sequence GTGAGAAAATCCGTCGAAAATCTTGCAACCAGCAAAACAACAGGTGGAAGAAGACATCCATTAAGAATAAGAAGAAAATATGAAACAGACAGATATCCTAACGAAGCTGTCAATGGAGCTCAGGTAACCATTACAAGAAGAGTTCGCGGAGATAATAGAAAAACTGCTTTAAAGTCAATTGATTTTGTTAATCTAGCAACAGGTGATGCTAAAGTAAAGAAGACAAAAATTCTCAAAGTTTTGGAGAATGCAACAAACAACGACTATCAAAGAAGAGGCATTATTACAAAAGGTGCAATATTAGAAACACAAGAAGGTAAATGCAAAGTCGTTTCTAAACCAGGGCAAACCGGAATAGTAAACGCAGTTCTCTTAAAGTGA
- the scpB gene encoding SMC-Scp complex subunit ScpB, whose amino-acid sequence MTKVENLDEATARIEAALYSAGRPLRIEELIRASGTESRTKTHQCLQSIMKKAKSAFKAIEVVTLPDGSYVFQLKPEYSSTVKKYAAKPILPNATLKTLSYIAYSQPISSKQLVETRGSGVYAHLKELKQLDFITHQNVGRLKIYSTTEKFQKYFGIQGDVEDLKQRLFSKVRKTATRSTTPPPTMVTELN is encoded by the coding sequence ATGACAAAAGTAGAGAATCTAGATGAGGCAACAGCAAGAATAGAAGCAGCACTTTATTCAGCAGGAAGGCCGCTTAGAATTGAAGAATTAATCAGAGCCTCAGGCACAGAATCTCGAACCAAGACGCATCAATGCTTACAATCAATCATGAAAAAAGCCAAATCAGCCTTTAAAGCAATCGAAGTAGTCACTTTACCAGATGGATCATATGTTTTTCAATTAAAACCAGAGTACAGCTCAACAGTAAAAAAATACGCAGCAAAACCAATTTTACCAAATGCAACATTGAAGACATTATCATACATAGCATATAGTCAACCAATTTCATCAAAACAACTTGTAGAAACCAGAGGATCAGGAGTATATGCACATCTAAAAGAATTAAAACAATTAGACTTTATCACACACCAAAATGTAGGAAGATTGAAAATTTACAGCACCACAGAAAAATTCCAAAAATATTTTGGGATACAAGGAGATGTAGAAGATCTAAAACAAAGATTGTTCTCTAAGGTCAGAAAGACTGCGACAAGGTCAACCACACCCCCTCCAACAATGGTAACAGAGTTGAACTAA
- a CDS encoding signal recognition particle subunit SRP19/SEC65 family protein encodes MKDYEHIVIWLDYFNKTLPRSKGRKLEKEKCIFDPSLKELSDAAQSAGFEITETDDKVRFPRRPFVRSGYIVLPKGSSKTKILNKISEKLVLKRSKQSK; translated from the coding sequence ATGAAAGATTACGAACACATCGTAATCTGGTTGGATTATTTCAACAAGACATTACCAAGATCAAAAGGACGGAAATTAGAAAAAGAAAAGTGTATTTTTGATCCATCATTAAAAGAATTATCAGATGCAGCTCAATCTGCAGGATTTGAGATTACAGAAACAGATGACAAAGTAAGATTTCCTAGACGGCCATTTGTCAGGTCAGGATACATTGTGTTACCAAAAGGATCCTCAAAGACAAAAATTCTTAACAAGATTTCAGAAAAATTAGTTTTAAAACGTTCCAAACAATCAAAATAA
- a CDS encoding chromosome segregation protein ScpA — protein sequence MSEEQPPSISTAPVNILFDPKSAAKKDVWEIDLIQILNLLIRILEKSGKKDLRVAGMAALSSSLIYRMKVESIFALQKAAMEKKPIRQRTDIDIDLIDIPYRHESTYPVSLDDLLGLLQNLIGSIANPQSRRSRSVEIEPIEPPNFQEYFISLESIIGKYEDLIIKKITAQGWGLLQDIIKDLDEVDSIRCFFAALFLARDEKADLEQVEDDIKITLIKQEFTN from the coding sequence GTGAGCGAAGAACAACCACCTAGCATTTCTACTGCACCAGTGAATATTCTATTTGATCCAAAATCGGCTGCAAAAAAAGATGTTTGGGAAATTGATCTAATTCAGATTTTGAATTTATTAATAAGAATTCTTGAAAAAAGTGGCAAAAAAGATCTTAGAGTTGCAGGAATGGCAGCATTATCATCTTCATTAATTTACAGAATGAAAGTTGAGAGCATATTTGCATTACAAAAAGCAGCAATGGAAAAGAAACCAATCAGACAAAGAACAGACATAGATATCGACTTAATCGACATACCATATCGTCACGAGTCAACATATCCAGTTTCACTAGATGACTTGTTAGGATTATTACAGAATCTTATTGGTTCAATTGCAAACCCTCAATCAAGAAGAAGCAGAAGTGTTGAGATCGAGCCAATAGAGCCACCAAACTTCCAAGAGTATTTCATCTCACTTGAAAGCATTATTGGAAAATACGAAGACTTGATCATCAAAAAAATCACCGCACAGGGTTGGGGTTTACTACAAGACATCATAAAAGATCTTGATGAAGTTGATTCAATCCGATGTTTCTTTGCAGCATTATTTTTGGCAAGAGATGAAAAAGCAGATTTAGAACAGGTCGAAGACGATATCAAAATTACCCTGATAAAACAGGAATTTACAAACTGA
- a CDS encoding H/ACA ribonucleoprotein complex subunit GAR1, with protein sequence MHLAGSGRVIIQLSEKVVEGNILCDEKGTRVAKVMELIGPVKRPFASASPLTNNIKKYIGKSVFATENSPVTTQKKFRRRKK encoded by the coding sequence ATGCACCTAGCCGGTAGTGGCAGGGTAATCATTCAACTATCTGAAAAGGTAGTAGAAGGAAACATACTCTGCGACGAGAAAGGAACTAGAGTTGCAAAAGTAATGGAATTAATCGGTCCAGTAAAAAGACCGTTTGCATCAGCAAGTCCATTAACAAACAACATCAAAAAGTACATTGGCAAAAGTGTTTTCGCAACCGAAAATTCTCCTGTAACAACACAGAAAAAATTTAGGAGAAGAAAAAAATGA